Proteins from a genomic interval of Microbacterium imperiale:
- a CDS encoding peptidoglycan D,D-transpeptidase FtsI family protein gives MTKELRRLSFVMLAMFLALFASTSWIQVIQAQTLNENPGNRRTLYDSFEVQRGSIIAGGSVVAASVPSDDIYSWQRQYTDAAMWAPITGWINPVLVSSSGIEQIMNQSLSGTDDTQFLARLEQIISGAPARGSNVLLTVDPAIQRAAYDALQGYEGAVIASEPSTGRILAMVSSPSFDTNRLASHDSAAVNAAYDELAADPLKPLFNRSIGGDLNPPGSTFKLVVVSAALSSGKYTPESTFPNPATWTIPGTSNTLHNFDLGTCGPGETTTLATALRLSCNIPMAELAVELGDDAIRAEAEKFGFNTEMEVPLSVSASEYPRGLNDARTALSGFGQGDVTATPLAINQVSAGIANGGMVMKPQLLDSVVAPDLTVQETFGPSEFGRAVTEDVAEQMRTLMVANVRDGAASGARIDGVDVAGKTGTAEHGPGDPYTLWFTGFAPADDPQIAVTVMVENGGGQGQAGTSSGIAAPIAKKVIEAVLNR, from the coding sequence ATGACCAAGGAACTGCGACGACTGAGCTTCGTGATGCTCGCGATGTTCCTCGCCCTCTTCGCCTCGACCAGCTGGATCCAGGTGATCCAGGCGCAGACGCTGAACGAGAACCCTGGCAATCGGCGCACGCTCTACGACTCGTTCGAGGTGCAGCGCGGCTCGATCATCGCGGGCGGGTCGGTCGTAGCCGCATCCGTTCCCAGCGACGACATCTACTCGTGGCAGCGCCAGTACACGGATGCCGCCATGTGGGCGCCCATCACGGGCTGGATCAACCCGGTGCTGGTGTCGTCGTCGGGTATCGAGCAGATCATGAACCAGTCGCTGTCGGGCACCGACGACACCCAGTTCCTCGCCCGCCTCGAGCAGATCATCTCGGGTGCGCCCGCACGCGGGTCGAACGTCCTGCTCACGGTCGACCCGGCCATCCAGCGGGCGGCCTACGACGCCCTGCAGGGGTATGAGGGCGCGGTCATCGCGAGCGAGCCCTCCACCGGCCGCATCCTCGCGATGGTGTCGAGCCCGAGCTTCGATACGAACCGGCTCGCCTCGCACGACTCCGCCGCCGTCAACGCGGCATACGACGAGCTCGCGGCCGACCCGCTCAAGCCCCTGTTCAACCGATCGATCGGCGGCGATCTGAACCCGCCCGGATCGACGTTCAAGCTCGTCGTCGTCTCGGCCGCGCTGTCGTCGGGCAAGTACACGCCCGAGTCGACGTTCCCCAACCCCGCGACGTGGACGATCCCGGGCACGAGCAACACGCTGCACAACTTCGACCTGGGCACGTGCGGACCCGGAGAGACCACGACGCTCGCCACGGCCCTGCGGCTGAGCTGCAACATCCCGATGGCCGAGCTGGCCGTCGAGCTCGGCGACGACGCGATCCGCGCCGAGGCGGAGAAGTTCGGTTTCAACACCGAGATGGAGGTGCCGCTGTCGGTGTCGGCATCCGAGTACCCGCGCGGCCTCAACGACGCTCGCACGGCACTGTCGGGCTTCGGCCAGGGCGATGTCACGGCCACGCCGCTCGCGATCAACCAGGTGTCGGCGGGCATCGCCAACGGCGGCATGGTCATGAAGCCGCAGCTGCTGGACTCCGTCGTCGCGCCCGACCTCACGGTGCAGGAGACGTTCGGACCGAGCGAGTTCGGCCGGGCCGTGACCGAGGATGTCGCCGAGCAGATGCGGACGCTCATGGTCGCCAATGTCCGTGACGGTGCGGCGAGCGGTGCAAGAATAGACGGCGTCGATGTCGCCGGAAAGACGGGCACTGCGGAGCACGGTCCAGGCGATCCGTACACGTTGTGGTTCACCGGTTTCGCACCGGCGGATGACCCCCAGATCGCCGTCACGGTGATGGTCGAGAACGGGGGCGGCCAGGGGCAGGCCGGAACAAGCAGCGGGATCGCAGCCCCCATTGCGAAGAAGGTTATCGAGGCGGTGCTGAACAGATGA
- a CDS encoding serine/threonine-protein kinase, with amino-acid sequence MRPMQGVSFGGRYELDSRIAIGGMGEVWEATDHVIGRTVAIKILKDEYMGDPGFLERFRAEARHAALVNHEGIASVFDYGEENGSAFLVMELVPGEALSTILEREGALSSDKTLDIVAQTASALQAAHAAGLVHRDIKPGNLLITPDGRVKITDFGIARIADQVPLTATGQVMGTVQYLSPEQASGHPASPATDIYSLGIVAYESVAGKRPFTGESQVAIAMAQINEQPPPLPATVSDPVQKLILAMIAKKPEDRPASASAVARAASALRRGDLAAAHAAVPAVFAGAGTSDVTQLLTSNGGDTATLLMPAGAAAAGVGAAGLGATSLLDADPAAAEGEPTDARKRKRSRWTWPLVALIALLLIVLGGTLFALLTGDDTPAPAPTTPTSTPSTPVETPSAEPTPSTPSSINIDGLGLTGRTCEDALAVAAQAGLENVTCSPGDPASSEDEVGRVYSVVPLGNVQPGDTVTLTAYSDLSPLERPAAPTIQSNGQTVSSVTAGSTVQVMWSGFTCPAGLTASSYTLTASGGLFEANSQSTASFSANQRPANLRVGDSGVVSVTYTVTCSGEGGDRTSPASSEAAATIQPAPSTGNGNGNGNGGGNGGGNTGDDEG; translated from the coding sequence ATGAGACCGATGCAAGGCGTGAGCTTCGGCGGGCGTTACGAACTGGATTCGCGGATCGCGATCGGCGGTATGGGCGAGGTGTGGGAGGCCACCGACCACGTCATCGGCCGCACCGTCGCGATCAAGATCCTCAAAGACGAGTACATGGGCGACCCCGGGTTCCTCGAGCGTTTCCGCGCCGAGGCTCGGCATGCCGCGCTCGTGAACCACGAGGGCATCGCGAGCGTCTTCGACTACGGCGAGGAGAACGGCAGCGCCTTCCTCGTGATGGAGCTCGTCCCGGGTGAGGCTCTGTCGACGATCCTCGAGCGCGAGGGCGCCCTGTCGTCCGACAAGACGCTCGACATCGTGGCGCAGACCGCCTCGGCGCTGCAGGCCGCGCACGCGGCCGGACTCGTCCACCGCGACATCAAGCCCGGAAACCTGCTCATCACGCCCGACGGCCGCGTGAAGATCACCGACTTCGGCATCGCGCGCATCGCCGACCAGGTTCCGCTGACCGCGACCGGTCAGGTCATGGGCACGGTGCAGTACCTCTCCCCCGAGCAGGCCTCGGGCCACCCGGCATCCCCGGCCACCGACATCTACTCGCTCGGAATCGTCGCCTACGAGTCCGTGGCGGGCAAGCGCCCGTTCACGGGTGAGTCGCAGGTCGCGATCGCCATGGCGCAGATCAACGAGCAGCCGCCGCCGCTGCCGGCGACCGTCTCGGACCCGGTGCAGAAGCTCATCCTCGCGATGATCGCGAAGAAGCCCGAAGACCGGCCGGCCTCGGCCAGTGCCGTCGCCCGCGCCGCCTCCGCGCTGCGCCGGGGCGACCTCGCGGCCGCGCACGCCGCCGTCCCGGCGGTCTTCGCCGGCGCCGGAACGAGCGATGTCACGCAGCTGCTCACCTCGAACGGCGGCGACACCGCCACCCTGCTGATGCCCGCGGGCGCGGCTGCTGCCGGTGTCGGTGCTGCAGGCCTGGGCGCGACGTCTCTTCTCGACGCCGACCCTGCGGCCGCCGAGGGCGAGCCGACGGATGCACGCAAGCGCAAGCGCAGCCGGTGGACCTGGCCGCTCGTCGCGCTCATCGCGCTGCTGCTGATCGTGCTGGGCGGCACGCTGTTCGCGCTGCTGACCGGCGACGACACCCCCGCCCCCGCACCGACCACGCCGACCTCGACGCCGTCGACCCCGGTCGAGACGCCGTCGGCGGAACCGACCCCGTCGACGCCGTCCTCCATCAACATCGACGGCCTCGGGCTGACCGGCCGCACGTGCGAGGACGCCCTCGCGGTAGCGGCGCAGGCCGGTCTCGAGAACGTCACGTGCTCGCCCGGTGACCCGGCATCCAGCGAAGACGAGGTCGGTCGCGTCTACAGTGTCGTGCCGCTCGGCAACGTTCAGCCCGGCGACACGGTGACCCTCACCGCGTACTCCGACCTGAGCCCCCTCGAGCGCCCGGCAGCGCCGACGATCCAGTCGAACGGCCAGACGGTGTCGAGCGTGACGGCCGGATCGACCGTCCAGGTCATGTGGTCGGGCTTCACCTGCCCGGCCGGCCTGACCGCGTCGTCGTACACGCTCACCGCGAGCGGCGGCCTCTTCGAAGCCAACTCGCAGTCGACCGCGAGCTTCAGCGCCAACCAGCGCCCCGCCAACCTGCGGGTCGGCGACTCGGGCGTCGTGTCGGTGACCTACACCGTCACGTGCTCCGGCGAGGGCGGCGACCGCACCTCGCCCGCCTCGTCCGAGGCCGCGGCCACGATCCAGCCCGCGCCGTCCACCGGCAATGGGAACGGCAATGGCAACGGTGGCGGCAACGGCGGTGGCAACACGGGCGACGACGAAGGCTGA
- a CDS encoding HAD hydrolase-like protein codes for MTRSPFSCVLWDIDGTVVDASEGILRRLTVTLEHFGYPAPRHEQLIDWIGPPMHESFQNNLGMTPEKATEAVSFYRVLGKADGYTTGARLYPGVAELIVALDEAGVPQSTASSKPEVQVRALMEHFALAPRLREIVGATSDEKTLSSKADVVGEALRRLTADGVDLSRPVLIGDRHHDVEGAAEHDVPVIFVSWGFSTPDEAEGSIGVADDIDQLRALLLPNG; via the coding sequence ATGACCCGATCGCCGTTCTCCTGCGTCCTGTGGGACATCGACGGCACCGTCGTCGATGCTTCCGAGGGCATCCTCCGCCGCCTCACCGTGACCCTCGAACACTTCGGCTACCCGGCGCCCCGGCACGAGCAGCTCATCGACTGGATCGGGCCGCCCATGCACGAGTCGTTCCAGAACAACCTGGGGATGACGCCCGAGAAGGCCACCGAGGCGGTGTCGTTCTACCGCGTCCTCGGCAAGGCCGACGGGTACACCACCGGCGCTCGGCTGTATCCCGGCGTCGCCGAGCTGATCGTCGCGCTCGACGAGGCGGGTGTGCCGCAGTCGACGGCGAGTTCGAAGCCCGAGGTGCAGGTGCGCGCGCTCATGGAGCACTTCGCTCTCGCCCCGCGGCTGCGCGAGATCGTGGGCGCGACGAGCGACGAGAAGACGCTGAGCTCGAAGGCGGATGTCGTCGGCGAGGCGCTGCGCCGCCTGACGGCCGACGGCGTCGACCTGTCGCGCCCCGTCCTCATCGGCGACCGCCACCACGATGTCGAGGGCGCCGCCGAGCACGACGTGCCCGTCATCTTCGTGTCGTGGGGCTTCAGCACGCCCGACGAGGCCGAGGGTTCCATCGGCGTCGCGGACGACATCGACCAGCTGCGAGCGCTGCTGCTGCCCAACGGCTGA
- a CDS encoding FtsW/RodA/SpoVE family cell cycle protein, which produces MTSAPVAADTSVIKALRKLRVPQTQRNRELGLLLFAFVINAAALALVQLGTKGTIDSSFLIYCSALDILALAIHVVLRLRARDADPFVVPIATLLSGIGIAMIYRIDLEGTSQGWNMLAVRQLVWCAIALAAALAVVIGLRNYRVLFRYTYIFGFVGIGLLLLPFVPGLGVEAGADVWVSIGGIVSFQPGELAKLALAIFFAGYLVRTRESLASVGTRFLGITWPRPRELGPVLVIWGVSLAIIVLQRDLGTGTLIFGMFIAMLYVATGKTSWVMIGLTLVVAGGAIASQVLPYVKGRFQNWLNPFDPSNIDAAGGSFQLVNGLYGLAKGGFIGTGLGQGRPWMTPLSQSDYIFPSLGEEIGLIGVFALLCLYMVFTSRGVRIGLAGQDDFGKLLATGLSFTIALQVFIMVGGVTRVIPLTGLTTPFLAAGGSSLVANWIIVALLLRISDAVRSRPRVVIG; this is translated from the coding sequence ATGACCAGTGCTCCCGTCGCGGCCGACACCTCGGTCATCAAGGCGCTGCGCAAGCTGCGCGTGCCGCAGACGCAGCGAAACCGAGAGCTCGGCCTGCTGCTGTTCGCTTTCGTCATCAACGCCGCCGCGCTCGCGCTCGTGCAGCTCGGGACGAAGGGCACGATCGACTCGTCGTTCCTGATCTACTGCTCGGCGCTCGACATCCTCGCGCTCGCGATCCACGTCGTGCTGCGCCTGCGGGCGCGCGACGCCGACCCCTTCGTCGTGCCCATCGCGACGCTGCTGTCGGGCATCGGCATCGCGATGATCTACCGCATCGACCTCGAGGGCACGTCGCAGGGCTGGAACATGCTGGCGGTTCGTCAGCTCGTCTGGTGCGCGATCGCGCTCGCGGCCGCCCTCGCCGTGGTCATCGGCCTGCGCAACTACCGCGTGCTGTTCCGCTACACCTACATCTTCGGGTTCGTCGGCATCGGGCTGCTGCTGCTGCCGTTCGTCCCGGGCCTCGGCGTCGAAGCCGGCGCCGACGTCTGGGTCTCGATCGGCGGCATCGTCTCGTTCCAGCCCGGTGAGCTCGCCAAGCTCGCCCTCGCGATCTTCTTCGCCGGCTACCTCGTGCGCACACGCGAGTCGCTCGCCTCGGTCGGCACGCGGTTCCTCGGCATCACGTGGCCTCGCCCCCGTGAGCTCGGCCCGGTCCTCGTCATCTGGGGCGTTTCGCTGGCCATCATCGTGCTGCAGCGCGACCTCGGCACCGGCACCCTCATCTTCGGCATGTTCATCGCGATGCTCTACGTCGCGACGGGCAAGACGAGCTGGGTGATGATCGGTCTGACCCTCGTGGTCGCCGGCGGCGCGATCGCCTCGCAGGTGCTGCCGTACGTCAAGGGACGCTTCCAGAACTGGCTGAACCCGTTCGACCCGTCGAACATCGACGCCGCCGGCGGCAGCTTCCAGCTCGTGAACGGCCTGTACGGCCTCGCCAAAGGCGGGTTCATCGGCACGGGCCTCGGCCAGGGTCGCCCCTGGATGACACCGCTGTCGCAGAGCGACTACATCTTCCCCAGCCTCGGCGAGGAGATCGGGCTCATCGGCGTGTTCGCGCTGCTGTGCCTGTACATGGTCTTCACGAGCCGCGGCGTCCGCATCGGTCTCGCCGGCCAGGACGATTTCGGCAAGCTGCTCGCGACGGGCCTGTCGTTCACGATCGCCCTGCAGGTGTTCATCATGGTCGGCGGTGTGACCCGCGTCATCCCGCTGACCGGACTCACGACTCCCTTCCTCGCGGCGGGCGGTTCGTCGCTCGTGGCGAACTGGATCATCGTCGCGCTGCTGCTGCGCATCTCGGATGCGGTGCGCTCTCGACCCCGGGTGGTGATCGGATGA
- a CDS encoding aldo/keto reductase: MTTSSTSPAQSSGTFRIGGDLEVNRLGYGTMQLTGPGVWGPPKDHDEAIRVLKRAVELGVNFFDTADSYGPYVAEELLKEALHPYGDDVVIATKAGLTRTGPNEWPPVGRPEYLRQQAEMSLRRLGLERIDLFQLHRIDAKVPLEDQVGELKKLQDEGKIRHIGLSEVTVDEVKAAQQIATIVTVQNLYNLQKRDAEELLDWSEEQGIGFIPWFPLATGGLTGEDSPLSEVAERKQATPAQIALAWLLKRSPVMLPIPGTSSVAHLEDNLQGATIELTDDEFAELSKLGS, translated from the coding sequence ATGACGACTTCGAGCACGTCCCCCGCCCAGTCCTCCGGAACCTTCCGCATCGGCGGCGACCTCGAGGTGAACCGCCTCGGCTACGGCACGATGCAGCTCACCGGCCCCGGTGTCTGGGGTCCGCCGAAGGACCACGACGAAGCGATCCGCGTCCTCAAGCGCGCGGTCGAGCTCGGCGTGAACTTCTTCGACACCGCCGACTCCTACGGCCCGTACGTGGCCGAAGAGCTCCTCAAAGAGGCGCTTCACCCGTATGGCGACGACGTCGTCATCGCCACGAAGGCCGGCCTGACCCGCACCGGTCCCAACGAATGGCCGCCGGTCGGTCGCCCAGAGTACCTGCGGCAGCAGGCCGAGATGAGCCTGCGCCGACTCGGGCTCGAGCGCATCGATCTGTTCCAGCTGCACCGCATCGACGCGAAGGTGCCGCTCGAAGACCAGGTCGGCGAGCTGAAGAAGCTGCAGGATGAGGGCAAGATCCGCCACATCGGGCTGTCCGAGGTCACGGTGGACGAGGTGAAGGCCGCGCAGCAGATCGCGACGATCGTGACGGTGCAGAACCTCTACAACCTGCAGAAGCGGGATGCCGAGGAGCTGCTGGACTGGTCCGAGGAGCAGGGCATCGGCTTCATCCCCTGGTTCCCGCTCGCCACGGGCGGCCTCACCGGTGAGGACTCGCCGCTGAGCGAGGTCGCCGAGCGCAAGCAGGCGACCCCGGCGCAGATCGCGCTCGCGTGGCTGCTCAAGCGCTCGCCGGTCATGCTGCCGATCCCCGGCACGTCGAGCGTCGCGCATCTGGAGGACAATCTGCAGGGCGCGACGATCGAGCTGACCGACGACGAGTTCGCCGAGCTGTCGAAGCTCGGTAGCTGA
- a CDS encoding FHA domain-containing protein FhaB/FipA: MSPLTLLLLQIGFLVLLWFFVFAVVYSLRADLFGVKVRKLPEPAAAGAAPAAPSVTRAPTSGPDAATAAVGAVGRPPVAGGKATTDAVSRIVITSGPKAGLELPLGSEPLTIGRSSESGLVIRDDYTSSHHARLVLWGNQWMIQDLDSTNGTWHDGARVASPVPVIVGAPIKVGATTFELRK; this comes from the coding sequence ATGAGTCCGCTCACCCTGCTGCTGCTGCAGATTGGCTTCCTCGTTCTGCTGTGGTTCTTCGTCTTCGCCGTCGTCTACTCGCTGCGCGCCGACCTGTTCGGCGTGAAGGTGCGCAAGCTCCCCGAGCCCGCCGCCGCCGGAGCCGCACCCGCCGCGCCGTCGGTCACGCGGGCGCCCACGTCCGGACCGGATGCCGCGACCGCGGCCGTCGGCGCCGTGGGCCGGCCCCCCGTGGCGGGCGGCAAGGCCACGACCGACGCGGTCTCGCGCATCGTGATCACGAGCGGACCCAAGGCCGGACTCGAGCTGCCGCTGGGGTCCGAGCCGCTGACGATCGGCCGATCGAGCGAGTCGGGCCTCGTCATCCGCGACGACTACACCTCGAGCCACCACGCGCGCCTCGTGCTGTGGGGCAACCAGTGGATGATCCAGGACCTCGATTCCACCAACGGCACGTGGCACGACGGCGCGCGCGTGGCATCTCCGGTGCCCGTGATCGTGGGTGCGCCGATCAAGGTCGGCGCGACGACGTTCGAACTGCGGAAGTAG
- a CDS encoding FhaA domain-containing protein, which translates to MGLLDSFEKGLERAVNGAFAKTFRSGVQPVEIASALRSELDKKAAVVSRDRILVPNALTVRLAPGDAERMDALGSALRDELRTLVEKHAKAQGYSFSGAVSIALIADSQLSTGTVRVDSNSDAGARVSWQAVLEIDGQQHPLVASRTVIGRGSDADITIPDAGTSRKHVEILWDGERAMVRDLGSTNGTQLNGSRVGEAALPVDGVVRIGRTDIVFRVIPQAQAPARPRMSADEATRMFDTRGGAR; encoded by the coding sequence GTGGGACTACTTGACAGCTTCGAGAAGGGTCTCGAGCGTGCCGTCAACGGCGCCTTCGCCAAGACCTTCCGCAGCGGTGTCCAGCCGGTGGAGATCGCATCCGCGCTCCGCAGCGAACTCGACAAGAAGGCCGCCGTCGTCAGCCGTGATCGCATCCTGGTGCCGAACGCGCTGACGGTCCGTCTCGCCCCCGGCGATGCCGAGCGGATGGACGCCCTCGGCAGCGCTCTGCGCGATGAACTGCGGACCCTGGTCGAGAAGCACGCGAAGGCTCAGGGGTACTCGTTCTCCGGCGCGGTGAGCATCGCCCTCATCGCCGACTCTCAGCTGTCCACCGGCACGGTGCGGGTCGACTCGAACTCGGATGCCGGTGCCCGCGTGTCGTGGCAGGCCGTGCTCGAGATCGACGGGCAGCAGCATCCGCTCGTCGCCTCGCGAACCGTCATCGGACGCGGCAGCGACGCCGACATCACCATCCCCGACGCCGGCACCAGCCGTAAGCACGTCGAGATCCTGTGGGACGGCGAGCGCGCGATGGTCCGCGACCTCGGCTCGACCAACGGCACGCAGCTCAACGGCTCGCGTGTCGGCGAAGCGGCGCTCCCCGTCGACGGAGTCGTGCGCATCGGCCGCACCGACATCGTCTTCCGCGTGATCCCCCAGGCTCAGGCGCCGGCACGTCCCCGCATGTCGGCGGACGAGGCGACGCGCATGTTCGACACGCGAGGGGGTGCGCGATGA
- a CDS encoding GNAT family N-acetyltransferase has translation MSHVDLRPFEDDDADAVFEMLQDPDAVTQAAFTADDPSDRAAFDAWLERHRADDRVNLRVVTDDGGFAGIAAAFTVDDDREVTVWITRNARDRGVASAALRLLIAHEAERPLYARVAADNTAAIEVLRSTGFSEIEHGPAYAPARGTEIEELVFALPPTLDGI, from the coding sequence GTGAGCCACGTAGACCTGCGCCCGTTCGAGGATGACGACGCCGACGCCGTCTTCGAGATGCTGCAAGACCCGGATGCCGTCACCCAAGCGGCCTTCACCGCGGATGACCCGTCCGACCGCGCGGCGTTCGACGCGTGGCTCGAGCGCCACCGCGCCGACGACCGCGTCAACCTGCGCGTCGTGACCGACGACGGCGGCTTCGCAGGCATCGCGGCCGCGTTCACCGTCGACGACGACCGTGAGGTAACGGTGTGGATCACGCGCAACGCCCGCGACCGCGGCGTCGCCTCCGCCGCACTGCGTCTGCTGATCGCCCATGAGGCCGAGCGACCGCTGTACGCGCGCGTCGCCGCCGACAACACCGCCGCGATCGAGGTGCTGCGCAGCACCGGCTTCAGCGAGATCGAGCACGGGCCGGCATACGCCCCCGCACGCGGCACTGAGATCGAAGAGCTCGTCTTCGCGCTGCCGCCCACGCTCGACGGCATCTGA
- a CDS encoding PP2C family protein-serine/threonine phosphatase: protein MVFQGSSAAISHTGKVRSNNQDSGFCGSNLFVVADGMGGHAGGDVASSLAVRRLESLDHAFSTTTEAEAALRDALADTAAELISTVKVRPELAGMGTTVSALVMVDEYAVIAHIGDSRLYLYRDDTLTQITTDHTFVQRLVDSGRITPEEARYHPRRSVLMRVLGDMDPDPEIDTFIMPTQPGDRWLLCSDGLSGVVDDAHTAKALGQGWAPGRTADNLLKQALDGGAPDNVTIVIVDVGGQHPLFSGPPTVVGSASHPLGIEVPAARPQPRSWLHPARQAANEPTHFEPAAEFLEELIEEDRRRARRRRVTWFGGFVVILAAIGVVLFAAYSWTQTRYFVGVDADTVVIYRGIPPSIGPISLSSPEEDTGIPLDDLPAYQLQAVQQTIAADSLADARAIVENLRVDGGSGS from the coding sequence ATGGTCTTCCAGGGCTCCAGCGCTGCCATCTCGCACACCGGGAAGGTCCGTTCCAACAACCAGGATTCGGGCTTCTGCGGCTCGAACCTCTTCGTCGTCGCCGACGGCATGGGCGGGCACGCCGGTGGTGATGTCGCCTCGAGCCTCGCGGTGCGCCGGCTCGAGAGCCTCGATCACGCGTTCTCGACGACGACCGAGGCGGAAGCGGCCCTGCGCGATGCCCTCGCCGACACCGCCGCCGAGCTCATCAGCACCGTGAAGGTGCGCCCCGAGCTCGCGGGCATGGGAACGACCGTCAGCGCGCTGGTGATGGTCGACGAGTACGCCGTCATCGCGCACATCGGCGATTCGCGCCTCTACCTGTACCGCGACGACACGCTGACGCAGATCACCACCGACCACACGTTCGTCCAGCGACTGGTCGACTCGGGCCGCATCACTCCCGAAGAGGCGCGTTATCACCCGCGCCGCTCGGTGCTCATGCGCGTGCTCGGCGACATGGACCCCGATCCCGAGATCGACACGTTCATCATGCCGACCCAGCCCGGCGACCGCTGGCTGCTGTGCTCGGACGGACTCTCGGGCGTCGTCGACGACGCGCACACGGCCAAGGCTCTGGGCCAGGGCTGGGCGCCCGGCCGCACCGCCGACAATCTGCTCAAGCAGGCCCTCGACGGCGGCGCTCCCGACAACGTCACGATCGTCATCGTCGACGTCGGCGGCCAGCATCCGCTGTTCAGCGGTCCCCCGACCGTCGTCGGCTCGGCCTCGCACCCCCTCGGGATCGAGGTGCCCGCCGCACGCCCGCAGCCGCGCAGCTGGCTGCATCCGGCCCGTCAAGCGGCGAACGAGCCGACGCACTTCGAGCCGGCGGCCGAGTTCCTCGAAGAGCTCATCGAAGAGGATCGCCGCCGGGCGCGGCGACGTCGCGTGACCTGGTTCGGCGGGTTCGTCGTGATCCTCGCGGCGATCGGCGTGGTGCTGTTCGCCGCGTACAGCTGGACGCAGACCCGCTACTTCGTGGGCGTCGACGCCGACACGGTCGTCATCTACCGCGGCATCCCGCCGAGCATCGGGCCGATCTCGCTGTCGTCGCCCGAGGAGGACACCGGCATCCCGCTCGACGACCTGCCGGCGTACCAGCTGCAGGCGGTGCAGCAGACCATCGCGGCCGATTCGCTCGCCGACGCCCGCGCCATCGTCGAGAACCTACGTGTGGACGGAGGAAGCGGGTCATGA
- a CDS encoding AbiTii domain-containing protein: protein MDMLDDVVSGASSRTVSTPDLLRLVQTLAQDLGSPELRSWARAELTGYLPEHRLPSYRGPFALPIENAIDPSEATVTVELRGPLAEVSQTADLVDGRSLYEADPRDAVARYRARIADGIDPRIALMRLCGESSVVPAPLLRSVDESVRNRVLDIALDLRAVAHPSSEGLTVSAAALALVVDGALGLAPGHGAPGTTPPLLQDAAAADLVDRMSAVLADVHRAEEAVRVVLEDEPGAVKRNSVQRLANAVRAGRIPAAPGIHPDEAADRVVDIAARHLGW from the coding sequence ATGGACATGCTCGACGACGTCGTGTCCGGCGCCTCCTCGCGAACGGTGTCGACCCCCGACCTGCTGCGCCTCGTGCAGACGCTCGCGCAGGATCTCGGCTCGCCCGAGCTCCGGTCGTGGGCCCGCGCCGAGCTGACCGGATACCTGCCGGAGCACCGCCTGCCGAGCTACCGGGGCCCCTTCGCCCTTCCGATCGAGAACGCGATCGACCCCAGCGAGGCCACCGTCACCGTCGAGCTGCGCGGTCCGCTGGCCGAGGTGTCGCAGACAGCTGATCTGGTCGACGGACGGTCCCTCTACGAGGCCGATCCCCGCGACGCGGTCGCCCGATACCGCGCGCGCATCGCCGACGGCATCGACCCGCGGATCGCCCTGATGCGGCTGTGCGGCGAGTCGAGCGTCGTGCCCGCTCCCCTGTTGCGCTCGGTCGATGAGAGCGTCCGCAACCGGGTGCTCGACATCGCCCTCGACCTGCGCGCAGTCGCCCATCCCTCGAGCGAGGGCCTCACGGTCTCGGCCGCCGCCCTCGCCCTCGTCGTCGACGGTGCGCTCGGGCTCGCGCCGGGGCACGGCGCACCCGGGACGACTCCCCCGCTGCTGCAGGATGCCGCTGCCGCCGACCTCGTCGACCGCATGTCGGCCGTGCTCGCCGACGTCCATCGGGCCGAGGAAGCTGTGCGCGTCGTGCTCGAGGACGAGCCCGGCGCCGTCAAACGAAACAGCGTGCAGCGCCTCGCGAACGCAGTGCGCGCCGGACGGATACCCGCCGCCCCCGGCATCCATCCCGACGAGGCCGCCGATCGCGTCGTCGACATCGCCGCCCGCCACCTCGGTTGGTGA